In the genome of Vespa crabro chromosome 1, iyVesCrab1.2, whole genome shotgun sequence, the window TATAGAACCATAGTGATTGTATCATGGTAATACTGTTACCAATTACGaagattttctctttgttcatattaatataaagcCTCTTGTTAATGCTGTTTCTGTAACTGATGTTTCTgataatcaaaaaataaaagacggGAAAGGATAGGATCAATAACCATGATGATGGAATAAAAATtccatttatattcatataaacgtgtttatatatgtatattcatatgtAAGCATGTatagatacacatatatatatatatagtatatatataagtgtgtgtTATGTgtctattatcttattatgacatctcttttcatttcttttcttattctggTTGTACATTTGTACTACTATATCCTGGTAATTCCATTTCACTCACTGTCACCCATTATGAAGATTCTCTCTTTGTCCATATTAACACAAAGCCTCTTGTTAATGCTGTTTCTGTTACTGATGTTGCTAATAATCAAAAGACAAGATGTAATGAGAAAGAATAGGATCAATAACCATGTATGATTGCAGTGAAAATgccatttatattcatataaacatgtacacatatagatgtatatatatatatggttatatgtatatatacatatattcacatatatatagatggatgtatatgttatatatgtgtgGTTGTgtttgcatgtatgtatatttaaccATCTGATTGCatatcaaagttttttttatttcagaagCAGTAAAATAGGAAATCCAACGCGCGTTGTTTTTTTTCAGAAGTATTGATCCATTTTGTAGAGAATATATTTGTTCCATCGTTGTAACTGATGGAGATTGTGAAGCAATAATAAGTTGggtcattaatatttaataaatgtgAACTTGAaaatttcgttatttctttctttcttttttttttttttttttttttttttttttgaactctCATGATATTGttctaacaatattaatttatatgataattttcaaagTTAATTCAAAAAGGTTACgatcttttataaatcaaGCACATGGAGCTTTTCAAATATGCCGTGTGCTTTCTAATGTATGTATGCTGCTGATGGTAAGttcatatgtatgcatgtatatgcgTTCATATGTGTGAATGTTAACGTGCACAAGTTTCTTACAGCTATGCTCTGTACACCAATACTAACACGCTTTACGATCAATAGAGGAACGTCACTCTCGGCCGTTTTCGACATGTTCCGTTGGGTTCCCCTACTATATTCGTCCTCCAAGACGACGACCAACCATTAATGACCACGCCTTGCTCGCGTGCTTTCAAGATAAAACTGGTTCTTTAAGGCGAATACGTGCCTAACATTTCTTAAAGGTTCTCTTGGTTACGTTTATGTTGAAACGACACACCCCCGATTAAtgtctgtatgtgtatgcgtatgtatgttgtgtatgttgtgtatgtatgtacgtagttagatacatacatagatgtatatataaatgctaCAGTTACGATCGATTAaccaatttaaatttataattttaatgttcgTCGTTCGTTGTCACGTTACaggaatgaaaacaaaaaatttgcaaaacaGAATCAGTAGTtccgtaaatattgttaaaacttGCCATTGTTACgctttacaaaaaaataacaaagataggCGATAGTAAATGGCAATTGGTAACAAGGAACTCACTTGGTTGAGGATTCAGTTGGGACAAATccaaatggaaaaaaggaataatatggAACTTTGGAGGAGGAAGGGAAGAGGATTCGTATAGATACAATAGGGTAAGTGAATGAagttcaaaagaaaagaagataggaaCGAGCGACTGGgatcgaagataaaaagaaaaaaaacggtgtgtaggagagagagagggagagagagagagagagagagagagagagagagagagagagagagagagtagatagaagggagataaaagaaaaaacggagTTTATCCGGGAATGTAGGAGGTACGCTGCGTCAATATCGCTTCATTGGTTCCCCACCAAGCTTTCAAATGCATATTaagttgattttattttaattcgagTTGTTTCCCATCTCTTCCACTCGTTctcgctttttttctttctctttttatctacccatctccctctctatctctatctctatgtttgtctctcttttcctcctccctttcccacacatacactctctctctctctctctctctctcgctctcgctcttgctctctctttctcattttcttctttcctctgaCGAAGCGAGCCTGCCTACAGTCATATGCATCTGGCTGCTCTCCCTTTATACTTCCGCCTAGTGTCATGCAAAGGGTTAGAGGAGAACTAACGCATGCGCACGTTTAACCATACAAGTACGCAGTCGACAACGAACCCTCGAAATCTTCATAAAGGAACGCTGTATCAGAGCTGACGGGGGAAAAGGTAAGCGTGATGGGAGAGCTGGTTGGCAGGTTAAACGAGCGTCATTCCTACGAAGAGTAAACGAGTGGTAAAAAGTGggggaaaaagagggaaaccGCAAGCGTCCCGGAGTGGGGAGCGAAGCCCGCCGTCGGCTCCCGCTGCTCCATGCTCGCCAGCCCGCGTCCGCGGGCGCGCGCGTGCGCCCTTACAAGATACAACGAATCTGAACCTCTGACGTTGAGCCGCGCTCAACAGTCCGGTAAGAATTCACGCTGTTGTTTGTCCTGTTGCGCGGTTTCATTGTGGTGGCGCCGCTATACTGGCGGCTGAATATAACacgtactaataataaaattgagatAGAATAAGTTAAAGGCGTCCGGTGGCAGTAAAAACGTCGATTTCACCATCGTTAAACGGTCGCCGCGTCAATGTATCGTACAAAGGAATACGCTGTGGTCATGTTATAACACTGTCAGCCATATTTGAtcatatgcaaaaaaaaaaaataagaggaatGTTAATATCCTCCAAACGATAAGAAATCTTCATCGCATCGtttgtttatatcgttatttacggaTCTTTCTCTCCTGTTGATCGATGTGAAAAaccaagaaagagaagatcagAAAGATGATCTCCTTGGTGCGGATGGATGATCTTTGATCACTGTAGTGcggtgaagaaagaaaagaaaagaaaagaatacaaaaagagATCGAAAAGATTTGGCGCGTAGTCACTTTGACTCACGTTGGAAATTTATCCAGCGCGCGTATTTAATTGGCCCCATTTCTCCTGAATATTGGGTACGAATTCGTTACATCGATGTAAAATCTATTTGTTCGTATGGCCTCTTAAATGTcgaataattgtcattattgtgtTTTGAATTATCTATATGtgattatcaacgataaagattataattatttttatacttgagGTTCGAAAGATTCGATGAATACAAGCCATTTTTTCGAATGTTTCGTTTTGTTATTGTACGATGTACAATAGTGTTCGCATGCCAGTTTCCAGATGAACTTATGTTGTTaactttatgaaaattttcattgttgGCAACAATGCCTGTAAGtactctatttatatatatgtatatatatatatatatctatcttttagtctaataaaaaggaaaagaagcaaAACAGTGTAgtcatatttatgtaaataattgtGTATGGCATGTTTAAAAACGTTGCAAGTTTTGTTATAAATACAActaataaattgataatatttaataaaaaagctTTGTATTACTATTTACAGATTGGAAATGAATGATCCATTAGAAAACcatattagaaaatttggaTTGTCCAAAAAGGATACAATTTATCACGATAATGATGTGGATTTTCTACAGACATTTGGTatgtgattattaattaaaattaatagaaaaatattatatgttcatgtaaataaattacacGAATGTATATAAGCCATAAGGattttaaaaggaatataACGAGTACATATAACTTTATATGGAGCTGTCGTTTCCTTTCtatcaaaagaatatataatatataatatctatgaaaatagtatgttattttgtttattgaaaacttatttaatttctatttatttaatttacttctttttcttttaaattaattcttttaatccTTTGGCTATGCCATTActgaacattttttatttttctttaattcaaccatttttaataaatttacatatataaaaatgaatagttttttttagaaaatatattatccagtaacatttcaaaataatttacatattttataaatttaaattaatatttaatttaacaatgaatttatatttagttAATAGTCATAGCTTTAGTCATTatgaatattcattatttgctattttataaataatttcattatttgcttcctattatttaattaattaggaAGTTTgctttacataaaatattatgtatatatatatatatatatatatatacatatatatacatacacataccattatattaacgatttacATTAGAAATGTATTAGAAATATACATCTCTTACCTTCTCTTATTTTACGTTAGTTTACGTTAtatctcgataatttttttgtatcgtttgatcgtattatttttattataaaaaataaataaacaaacatttCAAATATACGACAATACGTCCACTCGGCGGATCGACAAGCCTCGTGTTTAAGATCGCGTTAATTCAAAAGTAATTGTGGCGGGAACTTTGTATATCGAGTATATGAACCAATCGGATTCCTTCTTTAAATGATATCGATCTGTTGTCCCATTTTCATGGCAAAATAAATCTACTTGGGTGTTAAACAGTTcgtatatagaataaaaaaaagtcattttccgcattagtattatcgtacgtcattataaataaaaaatacgtttATTGTTTACATAACGTCAATCCTGTGATAGTAGAGCGTTGCAATTTTGATCGGTTAGTGAGTAGAGATAAACGAGAATAGTATGCTCAATATGATCAACGAATCATCTGCATGGATGATGTAAAACGTTCGTGACATTGGTGTAATCAATTCATAAGACACGAAAGCGCGGCAAATTGTGttaggtattttttttttttgtagtatcaacgaagaaatatatctatcttttttaatctatttataaatttgttaatataaaatggCGGTTTCTGTTCTTGTTCATTTTTAACTTGAATATgatacttattataattggaAATATAATTCTGTGTATTGTTACAGGTGAACAAATAGATAAACAAAGCCCACCGTATGATTTATCCAGACAATTGTTCCAATGTGAAATTTGTAAAGTACAATATACAACGAAGAAACAATTACGAACACATATTTTCACTCATTTAGGAAGGCCTCGTGTAATACTTAAGAGAGTTACTAATTTAGAAACATTGAACAGAAATTACAACGATACGTATTGGTTGACTTCAGAAAATAGTCAATCTCTCAAATTAAAACTTAAGAAAACAACATATACTGATCCTCTTAAATTAACACTTAAGAAATCATCGGTGTCTGAgaattttattgttgtcaatACTAATCATAATTTGAACATAGGTAATTACTCTACAGAAGACGTGGCAGGTGCAGAggataaaaatgaacaaacaGATACAGAAGATACAGAAAATTCAACTGAAGAAACATTCGAAAACGTGATGGTAGATCAAGATGTATGTTTTTATAgattaaaagttatttaagtttttatattgtctaaattatatttcaaatttctatAGGATGATTATGAGAAATTTGAaactgataatgataatgctTTGGAAGGAAACGAAAGACGATCCTTAGATATCAACGAAGTTGATTCTGGAGTAGGGAGTGATATGGCAAATATATCTGAAAAGGAAGATCAAAACATTGATGATTTACATGGGACAGATCATTATGATAATTCAGGAAAAAGGTATTTAGAATCAGATGATCATGAAGAATCTGATGCCTTAGAAGCAACATGCAGAGAAACTATAGAAAATCTAAAGATGTTGGGAGAACAATCAGGGTAACTTATGATTatgttaatatgtttattaattggttaatataattattaaacatatgAAAATGTTTTCAGTTCTAGAACTGtgaatcatttaattatttcttctgttaatgaagatgatgataCGGCAAATGAAGTAGATATGATACATGATCTTGAAGAAAATCCAGCCATAAGCATTATTTCTAAGTCTTCCACATTTTCTAATCATTCTGTATCTGAAGATGATCCAAAACAATCTACAGAGACATCAACTGGGTTTAATTGGAATCAATCGTCTACTGATTTAACGCATAAAGATAAAgttaatttaaaagagaatgagGCACAAGGagaaaattcaaatgaaaacaatattgaAAGTTCTACTTCActtttgcaaaattttttaattgagcACCAAAGACGCAATCAAAGTGAATCGATATCAAGTAATCTACCGCCTGTTGAAACTGAATATGTTTCTCTAGAAAAATTAGCAGAAACTGTTAATACATGTCGTGTTTGCAATGAAAAGTTTAAGGATATAGCACATCTTGATGAGCATCGTAGTAAAGCTGGTCATTATCATTGCAATATTCCAGATTGTGCCAATCTTATTTTCCATTCGCCAGTAGAAGTTTCAATGCACAAATCTCAAGTACATGGAACGTCACTTTCTCCAAATGTTAGTCAATTATCACCACACTTAAATACGAATTCTCCTCATTTAAATCAAAATTCACCATACTTATGCCGAACATCTCCACAGTTAAATTCGCATTCGCCACATGCTCCGTCTATGGAATCTCCATCGCAACTTAATACAAATTCTCCATTGACATCTCCTCATCAAACAAATTCACCAACATATACTACAGCCAATACAGGCCAACAAATAATACCACCAGTTAATTTTGAACAATTGCCAGCACCTGTACAGCAACTAGCTCAACAAGTGCAACGTATGCCTCTTCCACAAACACAATTACCTCCAAGTCTTCCACCAGGAGCTAATACTATGATACCAGGACCAAATTATTTTGTACAGCCACCAGGGAGACCATCATTATATAGAGTTCCTGGTCCGCAGAGTATGCATTACCCTTCTCATTTATCTCATTTATATCCACAATATGGACCTGGTCCATATCCGCAGATGACTCCGGCACAAATGCATCCCCAACTTCCTCAACCAATGTCACGCGGACGATATCCGTCGGCTGCACAAAACACAAGGTAAGATATTTTAAGCTAATTATAATCTTCAAAATGTCTATTTGAATAtgttaaatgtatatgtaccaAGCTATagtaattgatatttatatatgaattttattaggGCACCACGCATACCTCAAGGTGGTGTAGTTCCTCGTCAACGTTTAAAAAGACCAATGCAACAAACAATGCAAgtacagcaacaacaacaacaaaataattctcctttaaaacaaagaaagatggaTGTTTTAATGCCAGATAGAAATGAAGATGCAGATTGTCATGTTATTGCAcaacagaaaagaaatgatgGATTACCTGTAATACAAAATGTTCAAGGAGCTACGACACAGTCaacaaatagaaatgattCAACAATACATCTTACGGATTCAATAACTCTTAGTGTTAGACAACCTGGTAAGTTGAAACTAATTGTGTTGTAATATTGTGTgtgaagaatattattaacattatttatattatgttttatatttctctcatacgatattattattcaaggatgttaataatattcttattaaataattatattttatgatgcTTGAGCAattatttttccatatttttatatatcaattttatataattctagttttcaatattttatgttaattaatttcattgaagtGCCTCTTCTGAACAATAgctttccattttatttttttactttctatctttttattcagtcattgttatatttcattaatttttttaaatgttttatatattgctAATTGAATTATTGCACGTTTtactatatttctattttacctaatgttaacattaaatattgaagaggtatatttcaaaaatatagaaatatcttACTAATCAAAAGGTTCTACCTCAGCTCAACTTCAAAATACAACAAATCCTGGTAATAAGAAGTCAGATGCAAAGGCCGTAGCAAATGTATTAGCAGCTAGAGGTATTACAGTTACGCCAGccgcaaataaaaataaaacaggtGAACAAAATAAACACCAATCATCAGTACAACAACAAAGGCCTACTTCTAATCAACCATCTTTAAATGTCCCATCTCTTAATTTAAATTCAGCTATTTCTATTGTACCAGCAAATTCACAAAGAAAGCAGCAAGAACAAGGTCAATTTGCTGTTCctcaaaataaacaaaataaatcacCAATAAATGATGCAGATCGGCCACCTAGACCACCTACTGTAGATTTAACGCAAGATAATCCACCTCAAGTACCAGCTATACGACGAGGAAGGCCTCCAAGGTAtggatatatatgtttatttatttcaattttatttgattttcttgaaatttatatgtttatttcaGAGCAACATCACTTTATTGTCAAAT includes:
- the LOC124429718 gene encoding uncharacterized protein LOC124429718 isoform X7; amino-acid sequence: MNDPLENHIRKFGLSKKDTIYHDNDVDFLQTFGEQIDKQSPPYDLSRQLFQCEICKVQYTTKKQLRTHIFTHLGRPRVILKRVTNLETLNRNYNDTYWLTSENSQSLKLKLKKTTYTDPLKLTLKKSSVSENFIVVNTNHNLNIGNYSTEDVAGAEDKNEQTDTEDTENSTEETFENVMVDQDDDYEKFETDNDNALEGNERRSLDINEVDSGVGSDMANISEKEDQNIDDLHGTDHYDNSGKRYLESDDHEESDALEATCRETIENLKMLGEQSGSRTVNHLIISSVNEDDDTANEVDMIHDLEENPAISIISKSSTFSNHSVSEDDPKQSTETSTGFNWNQSSTDLTHKDKVNLKENEAQGENSNENNIESSTSLLQNFLIEHQRRNQSESISSNLPPVETEYVSLEKLAETVNTCRVCNEKFKDIAHLDEHRSKAGHYHCNIPDCANLIFHSPVEVSMHKSQVHGTSLSPNVSQLSPHLNTNSPHLNQNSPYLCRTSPQLNSHSPHAPSMESPSQLNTNSPLTSPHQTNSPTYTTANTGQQIIPPVNFEQLPAPVQQLAQQVQRMPLPQTQLPPSLPPGANTMIPGPNYFVQPPGRPSLYRVPGPQSMHYPSHLSHLYPQYGPGPYPQMTPAQMHPQLPQPMSRGRYPSAAQNTRAPRIPQGGVVPRQRLKRPMQQTMQVQQQQQQNNSPLKQRKMDVLMPDRNEDADCHVIAQQKRNDGLPVIQNVQGATTQSTNRNDSTIHLTDSITLSVRQPAQLQNTTNPGNKKSDAKAVANVLAARGITVTPAANKNKTANSQRKQQEQGQFAVPQNKQNKSPINDADRPPRPPTVDLTQDNPPQVPAIRRGRPPRATSLYCQMCDKNFQNQEMLSQHLANHRLLNKLNHKCNLCTAQYPSAHALISHKQTYHREPDPTSPNGNIELAIPVVDLKSSHVLNRLTNLGIQSYIPLSQLSAQTGGYFGLPLITIDGARNPNTCNLGALGATSVLSIGPLKHLTNTNTS
- the LOC124429718 gene encoding uncharacterized protein LOC124429718 isoform X9, giving the protein MILIIIGNIILCIVTGNYSTEDVAGAEDKNEQTDTEDTENSTEETFENVMVDQDDDYEKFETDNDNALEGNERRSLDINEVDSGVGSDMANISEKEDQNIDDLHGTDHYDNSGKRYLESDDHEESDALEATCRETIENLKMLGEQSGSRTVNHLIISSVNEDDDTANEVDMIHDLEENPAISIISKSSTFSNHSVSEDDPKQSTETSTGFNWNQSSTDLTHKDKVNLKENEAQGENSNENNIESSTSLLQNFLIEHQRRNQSESISSNLPPVETEYVSLEKLAETVNTCRVCNEKFKDIAHLDEHRSKAGHYHCNIPDCANLIFHSPVEVSMHKSQVHGTSLSPNVSQLSPHLNTNSPHLNQNSPYLCRTSPQLNSHSPHAPSMESPSQLNTNSPLTSPHQTNSPTYTTANTGQQIIPPVNFEQLPAPVQQLAQQVQRMPLPQTQLPPSLPPGANTMIPGPNYFVQPPGRPSLYRVPGPQSMHYPSHLSHLYPQYGPGPYPQMTPAQMHPQLPQPMSRGRYPSAAQNTRAPRIPQGGVVPRQRLKRPMQQTMQVQQQQQQNNSPLKQRKMDVLMPDRNEDADCHVIAQQKRNDGLPVIQNVQGATTQSTNRNDSTIHLTDSITLSVRQPGSTSAQLQNTTNPGNKKSDAKAVANVLAARGITVTPAANKNKTGEQNKHQSSVQQQRPTSNQPSLNVPSLNLNSAISIVPANSQRKQQEQGQFAVPQNKQNKSPINDADRPPRPPTVDLTQDNPPQVPAIRRGRPPRATSLYCQMCDKNFQNQEMLSQHLANHRLLNKLNHKCNLCTAQYPSAHALISHKQTYHREPDPTSPNGNIELAIPVVDLKSSHVLNRLTNLGIQSYIPLSQLSAQTGGYFGLPLITIDGARNPNTCNLGALGATSVLSIGPLKHLTNTNTS
- the LOC124429718 gene encoding uncharacterized protein LOC124429718 isoform X1; this translates as MNDPLENHIRKFGLSKKDTIYHDNDVDFLQTFGEQIDKQSPPYDLSRQLFQCEICKVQYTTKKQLRTHIFTHLGRPRVILKRVTNLETLNRNYNDTYWLTSENSQSLKLKLKKTTYTDPLKLTLKKSSVSENFIVVNTNHNLNIGNYSTEDVAGAEDKNEQTDTEDTENSTEETFENVMVDQDDDYEKFETDNDNALEGNERRSLDINEVDSGVGSDMANISEKEDQNIDDLHGTDHYDNSGKRYLESDDHEESDALEATCRETIENLKMLGEQSGSRTVNHLIISSVNEDDDTANEVDMIHDLEENPAISIISKSSTFSNHSVSEDDPKQSTETSTGFNWNQSSTDLTHKDKVNLKENEAQGENSNENNIESSTSLLQNFLIEHQRRNQSESISSNLPPVETEYVSLEKLAETVNTCRVCNEKFKDIAHLDEHRSKAGHYHCNIPDCANLIFHSPVEVSMHKSQVHGTSLSPNVSQLSPHLNTNSPHLNQNSPYLCRTSPQLNSHSPHAPSMESPSQLNTNSPLTSPHQTNSPTYTTANTGQQIIPPVNFEQLPAPVQQLAQQVQRMPLPQTQLPPSLPPGANTMIPGPNYFVQPPGRPSLYRVPGPQSMHYPSHLSHLYPQYGPGPYPQMTPAQMHPQLPQPMSRGRYPSAAQNTRAPRIPQGGVVPRQRLKRPMQQTMQVQQQQQQNNSPLKQRKMDVLMPDRNEDADCHVIAQQKRNDGLPVIQNVQGATTQSTNRNDSTIHLTDSITLSVRQPGSTSAQLQNTTNPGNKKSDAKAVANVLAARGITVTPAANKNKTGEQNKHQSSVQQQRPTSNQPSLNVPSLNLNSAISIVPANSQRKQQEQGQFAVPQNKQNKSPINDADRPPRPPTVDLTQDNPPQVPAIRRGRPPRATSLYCQMCDKNFQNQEMLSQHLANHRLLNKLNHKCNLCTAQYPSAHALISHKQTYHREPDPTSPNGNIELAIPVVDLKSSHVLNRLTNLGIQSYIPLSQLSAQTGGYFGLPLITIDGARNPNTCNLGALGATSVLSIGPLKHLTNTNTS